The Skermanella pratensis genome has a window encoding:
- a CDS encoding methylated-DNA--[protein]-cysteine S-methyltransferase, which yields MGRLTIESPLGRLNLTSLDGALTALDWDTGETAADRDAVLDEAARQLRQYFDGHRTVFDLPMRPHGTLFQKRVWAAMVEIPCGRTATYGDLARQLDSAPRAVGGACGRNPLPIVIPCHRVVGGAGKGGYSGFGGLTTKDWLLGHEALLMHAPVS from the coding sequence ATGGGACGCCTGACCATCGAAAGCCCGCTGGGACGCCTGAACCTCACCAGCCTGGACGGCGCGCTGACGGCGCTGGACTGGGACACGGGCGAGACCGCGGCCGACCGCGACGCCGTGCTGGACGAGGCGGCGCGCCAGCTCCGGCAATATTTCGACGGGCACCGCACGGTCTTCGACCTGCCGATGCGCCCGCACGGCACCCTGTTCCAGAAGCGGGTCTGGGCGGCGATGGTGGAGATCCCGTGCGGCAGGACCGCGACCTACGGCGACCTCGCCCGCCAGCTCGATTCCGCCCCCCGGGCCGTCGGCGGGGCCTGCGGCCGCAATCCCCTGCCGATCGTGATCCCCTGCCATCGCGTTGTCGGCGGGGCGGGGAAGGGGGGCTATTCGGGCTTCGGCGGGCTGACCACCAAGGACTGGCTGCTGGGCCACGAGGCGCTTCTGATGCACGCCCCCGTATCGTGA
- a CDS encoding dienelactone hydrolase family protein, producing the protein MTDVTINAADGGTFTGYLAKPAGGTGPGIVVIQEIFGVNHVMREICDDLAAQGYLALCPDLFWRQEPGIQITDKTDEEWAKAFELYKGFSEVKGVDDLIAALGVLRDTEGCNGLVGTLGYCLGGKLAYLMATRSNADCSVSYYGVGIEKNLDEASAITKPYLAHIAEKDQFVPAPAQQQIRDALSKISCVTVHTYPGCDHAFARVGGAHYDKQAADLANQRTAAFLKEHLTA; encoded by the coding sequence ATGACCGACGTTACGATCAACGCGGCCGACGGCGGCACCTTTACCGGATACCTCGCGAAGCCTGCCGGAGGCACCGGACCCGGCATCGTGGTGATCCAGGAGATTTTCGGCGTCAACCATGTGATGCGGGAGATTTGCGACGATCTGGCCGCTCAGGGCTACCTCGCCCTTTGCCCCGATCTGTTCTGGCGCCAGGAGCCCGGCATCCAGATCACCGACAAGACCGACGAGGAGTGGGCCAAGGCCTTCGAGCTGTACAAGGGCTTCAGCGAGGTCAAGGGCGTGGACGACCTGATCGCGGCCCTGGGCGTCCTGCGCGATACCGAGGGCTGCAACGGCCTGGTCGGCACGCTGGGATATTGCCTGGGCGGCAAGCTCGCCTACCTCATGGCGACCCGGTCCAACGCCGACTGCTCGGTCTCGTACTATGGCGTCGGGATCGAGAAGAACCTCGACGAGGCGAGCGCCATCACCAAGCCGTACCTCGCCCATATCGCCGAGAAGGACCAGTTCGTCCCGGCCCCGGCCCAGCAGCAGATCCGCGACGCGCTGTCCAAGATCTCCTGCGTCACCGTCCACACATATCCCGGCTGCGACCACGCCTTCGCCCGCGTCGGCGGCGCCCATTACGACAAGCAGGCCGCCGACCTGGCGAACCAGCGCACGGCCGCTTTCCTGAAAGAGCATCTGACGGCCTGA
- a CDS encoding quinone oxidoreductase family protein, translated as MVHAIRFHQAGGPEVLKWEEVEVGGPGPGQVKMRQSAIGLNFIDTYHRSGLYPVPELPCIPGMEGAGVVESVGEGVASFQPGDRVAYAGGPIGAYAEVRLMPADKLVPLPSWIDDRQAAAMMLQGMTAQFLLRSCHKVQPGETILVHAAAGGVGLILCQWARKLGATVIGTVGSDEKAELARENGCTHPIVYSRENFVERVKEITGGAGVPVVYDSVGKDTFMNSLDCLHPRGLMILFGQSSGAVPPVDLGILAAKGSLYVTRPTLFSYTAKRDDLMTCAADLFDVVHSGDVKIEVRQTFPLRDAAEAHRALHARATKGSSLLLP; from the coding sequence ATGGTTCACGCCATCCGCTTTCATCAGGCCGGCGGTCCCGAGGTCCTGAAATGGGAGGAGGTCGAAGTCGGCGGCCCCGGACCAGGACAGGTCAAGATGCGGCAGTCGGCGATCGGGCTCAACTTCATCGATACCTACCACCGCAGCGGTCTTTACCCGGTCCCCGAACTTCCCTGCATCCCCGGCATGGAAGGGGCGGGCGTGGTCGAATCGGTCGGCGAGGGGGTCGCCAGCTTCCAGCCCGGCGACCGCGTCGCCTATGCGGGCGGCCCGATCGGAGCCTATGCCGAGGTTCGCCTGATGCCGGCGGACAAGCTGGTCCCGCTGCCGAGCTGGATCGACGACCGCCAAGCGGCGGCGATGATGCTGCAGGGCATGACCGCCCAGTTCCTGCTGCGGTCCTGCCACAAGGTCCAGCCGGGCGAAACGATCCTGGTCCATGCCGCGGCCGGCGGCGTTGGCCTGATCCTCTGCCAGTGGGCCCGCAAGCTGGGCGCCACCGTCATCGGGACAGTCGGATCCGACGAGAAGGCGGAGCTGGCTCGGGAGAACGGTTGCACGCACCCGATCGTCTACAGCCGCGAGAACTTCGTCGAGCGGGTGAAGGAGATCACCGGCGGAGCGGGGGTGCCGGTGGTCTATGACTCGGTCGGAAAGGACACCTTCATGAACAGCCTGGACTGCCTGCACCCGCGGGGCCTCATGATCCTGTTCGGGCAATCCTCGGGCGCGGTGCCTCCGGTCGATCTCGGCATCCTTGCGGCCAAGGGATCCCTCTATGTCACCCGGCCGACGCTGTTCTCCTACACGGCGAAACGCGACGACCTGATGACCTGTGCGGCCGACCTGTTCGACGTGGTCCATAGCGGCGACGTGAAGATAGAGGTTCGCCAGACTTTCCCGCTCCGCGACGCGGCCGAAGCCCACCGGGCACTGCATGCCCGCGCCACCAAGGGGTCGTCGCTCCTGCTGCCGTGA
- a CDS encoding helix-turn-helix domain-containing protein, with protein sequence MTPFGAHIRELRAQRGVTLKQMADELEVSSAYLSALEHGKRGQPSIMLVRQICAYFQIFWDEAEAVERLAEMSHPRIVVDTSGLTPKATLVANLLADRIRSLDEATIDRLLEVLNR encoded by the coding sequence GTGACTCCCTTCGGTGCCCATATCCGCGAGTTGCGCGCCCAGCGCGGCGTCACCCTGAAGCAGATGGCCGATGAGCTGGAAGTTTCGTCGGCCTATCTCTCCGCCCTGGAGCATGGCAAGCGCGGTCAGCCGTCGATCATGCTGGTCCGGCAGATCTGCGCCTATTTCCAGATCTTCTGGGACGAGGCCGAGGCGGTGGAACGGCTCGCGGAGATGAGCCACCCGCGCATCGTGGTCGATACGTCCGGCCTGACGCCGAAGGCGACCCTGGTCGCGAACCTGCTGGCCGACCGCATCCGGTCGCTTGACGAGGCGACCATAGACCGGCTTCTGGAAGTGCTGAACCGGTAG
- a CDS encoding Smr/MutS family protein — MPPRRRRTVTSDEHSLWRMAMRDTDPLPGREIPDPPAPSPALPALPVEISPAVPDGSPGRGGGLAVSGHRNRLPALDPASPPGLDRRTDDRMRRGRLGIEGRIDLHGMTQSQAHAALNSFILRGWHEQRRMVLVITGKGSAAKGSGGQGAGILRQIVPRWLNESPLRPLVLAIQRAQPKDGGDGALYVLLKRRR, encoded by the coding sequence ATGCCCCCACGCCGCCGCCGCACCGTGACGTCCGACGAGCACAGCCTCTGGCGCATGGCGATGCGTGACACCGATCCCCTGCCCGGCCGCGAGATCCCCGATCCGCCGGCACCCTCCCCCGCGCTTCCGGCGCTGCCGGTCGAGATCTCCCCGGCCGTGCCGGACGGGTCGCCGGGACGCGGTGGCGGTCTCGCCGTTTCCGGCCACCGCAACCGGCTGCCCGCCCTGGACCCCGCATCGCCGCCCGGGCTGGACCGCCGGACCGACGACCGGATGCGCCGGGGCCGCCTCGGCATCGAGGGCCGGATCGACCTTCACGGCATGACCCAGTCCCAGGCCCACGCGGCGCTCAACTCGTTCATCCTGCGCGGCTGGCACGAACAGCGCCGCATGGTCCTGGTCATCACCGGCAAGGGATCGGCCGCAAAGGGCTCGGGCGGCCAGGGCGCCGGAATCCTGCGCCAGATCGTTCCGCGCTGGTTGAACGAATCGCCGCTCCGCCCGTTGGTGCTCGCCATCCAGCGCGCCCAGCCGAAGGACGGCGGCGACGGCGCGCTTTATGTCCTGCTGAAACGACGGCGTTGA
- a CDS encoding LutC/YkgG family protein: MSEARTQILTSIRRSLKRDGASPEMAAAVDGRLTEHRRNLVPDRTNLSASDKVDLFVSMVTEVAATVDRLPNLSRVPHAVADYLASQNLPAEVKVAPDPRLDTVPWNKRPTVTVDRGRAADRDLTSVTAAFAGIAETGTLMMLSGPEHPTTLNMMPDTHIVVLRADQIVGSYEDGWDALRRRGRDMPRTVNFITGPSRTGDIEQTIQLGAHGPRRLHILLIDGAGV; encoded by the coding sequence ATGTCGGAAGCCCGCACCCAGATCCTGACCAGCATCCGCCGCTCCCTGAAGCGCGACGGCGCCAGCCCGGAGATGGCCGCCGCCGTGGACGGCCGGCTGACGGAGCATCGGCGCAACCTGGTGCCCGACCGGACCAACCTGTCCGCGTCGGACAAGGTGGACCTGTTCGTCTCCATGGTGACCGAGGTGGCCGCGACGGTCGACCGCCTGCCGAACCTGTCGCGGGTTCCCCACGCGGTGGCCGATTACCTGGCGAGCCAGAACCTGCCGGCCGAGGTGAAGGTCGCCCCAGACCCGCGGCTCGACACCGTCCCGTGGAACAAGCGGCCGACCGTGACCGTGGACCGCGGCCGGGCGGCGGACCGCGACCTCACCAGCGTGACCGCCGCCTTCGCCGGCATCGCCGAGACCGGCACCCTGATGATGCTGTCGGGCCCCGAGCATCCGACCACGCTGAACATGATGCCGGACACCCATATCGTCGTGCTGCGGGCCGACCAGATCGTCGGCAGCTACGAGGACGGCTGGGATGCCCTGCGGCGGCGCGGGCGGGACATGCCCCGGACCGTCAACTTCATCACCGGACCATCCCGTACCGGCGACATCGAGCAGACCATCCAGCTCGGCGCGCACGGCCCGCGGCGCCTCCACATCCTGCTGATCGACGGCGCGGGCGTCTGA
- a CDS encoding LutB/LldF family L-lactate oxidation iron-sulfur protein produces MQSTSHAFKDNAHGALADERLQRALGKMKVGFQDKRTRAVDRLPEFDQLRDQARDIKNHVLDHLDLYLERFEEKVAANGGHVHWCRTPGEARDTILRICRSVDAKVVTKGKSMIAEEIELNDHLEKNGLEPVETDLGEYIIQLRKEAPSHIIAPAVHLNKEDVAATFMKTHTGLDPNRSLEEPRALVNEARQMLRQKFLAADVGITGANFLIAETGSTVIVTNEGNGDLTQTLPKVHIVLASLEKVVPTLEDASTILRVLARSATGQEFSSYTTFSTGPRRPEDLDGPEQFHVVLLDNGRTGMLGTEFQDMLRCIRCGACMNHCPVYGAVGGHAYGWVYPGPMGSVLTPSLIGVQEAGHLPNASTFCGKCESVCPMRIPLPRMMRHWREREYQNKMAPQAYRYGLGLWAWFAKRPKLYRIGANTMTGMLGLLGRRKGRFRSLPLARGWTDWRDMPAPEGRTFQQLWAQRQADRGRGSGGKAA; encoded by the coding sequence ATGCAGAGCACGAGTCACGCCTTCAAGGACAATGCCCACGGCGCGCTGGCTGACGAACGCCTCCAGAGGGCGCTGGGCAAGATGAAGGTCGGGTTCCAGGACAAGCGGACGCGGGCGGTCGACCGCCTGCCGGAGTTCGACCAGCTGCGCGACCAGGCGCGCGACATCAAGAACCACGTGCTCGACCATCTCGACCTCTATCTCGAACGGTTCGAGGAAAAGGTCGCGGCCAACGGCGGTCACGTCCATTGGTGCCGCACGCCGGGCGAGGCGCGCGACACGATCCTGCGGATCTGCCGCTCGGTGGATGCCAAGGTCGTGACCAAGGGCAAGTCGATGATCGCGGAGGAGATCGAGCTCAACGACCATCTGGAGAAGAACGGCCTTGAGCCGGTCGAGACCGACCTGGGCGAGTACATCATCCAGCTCCGCAAGGAAGCGCCCAGCCATATCATCGCGCCGGCCGTCCACCTCAACAAGGAGGACGTGGCCGCGACCTTCATGAAGACACACACTGGCCTGGACCCGAACCGTTCCCTGGAGGAGCCGCGGGCGCTGGTCAACGAGGCGCGCCAGATGCTGCGCCAGAAGTTCCTGGCCGCCGACGTCGGCATCACCGGCGCCAATTTCCTGATAGCCGAGACCGGCTCCACCGTGATCGTGACCAACGAGGGCAACGGCGACCTGACGCAGACACTGCCCAAGGTGCATATCGTGCTGGCCAGCCTGGAGAAGGTCGTCCCGACGCTGGAGGACGCCTCGACCATCCTGCGCGTCCTGGCCCGCTCGGCGACCGGCCAGGAGTTCTCCTCCTACACGACTTTCTCGACCGGGCCGCGGCGGCCGGAAGACCTGGACGGGCCGGAGCAGTTCCACGTGGTGCTGCTGGACAACGGCCGCACGGGCATGCTGGGCACCGAGTTCCAGGACATGCTCCGCTGCATCCGCTGCGGCGCCTGCATGAACCACTGCCCCGTCTATGGCGCCGTGGGGGGCCACGCCTATGGCTGGGTCTATCCCGGGCCGATGGGGTCGGTCCTGACGCCCAGCCTGATCGGTGTGCAGGAGGCGGGGCACCTGCCGAACGCCTCGACCTTCTGCGGCAAGTGCGAGAGCGTCTGTCCCATGCGCATCCCCCTGCCCCGCATGATGCGGCACTGGCGCGAGCGCGAGTACCAGAACAAGATGGCGCCCCAGGCCTACCGGTACGGGCTGGGGCTGTGGGCCTGGTTCGCCAAGCGGCCGAAACTGTACCGGATAGGGGCCAACACGATGACCGGGATGCTGGGCTTGCTCGGTCGCCGCAAGGGCCGCTTCCGCTCGCTGCCGCTGGCCCGGGGCTGGACCGACTGGCGCGACATGCCGGCGCCCGAGGGCAGGACCTTCCAGCAGCTCTGGGCGCAGCGCCAAGCGGATCGGGGCCGGGGATCCGGCGGGAAGGCGGCCTGA
- a CDS encoding (Fe-S)-binding protein: MDSEIKTPRVGLFVTCLVDLFRPTVGFAAVKLLEDAGCSVEVPASQTCCGQPAYNSGARADTKEIARGVIEAFEGFDHVVAPSGSCAGMIKEHYGELFADEPEWAQRAAHLKHRTYELVSFLVDVMGLDAVDARYAGTITYHDSCSGLRELGVKQQPRALLRSVEGLTLAELPGAEVCCGFGGTFCIKYPEISNKMVGEKIADIQRTGADTLLAGDMGCLLNMAGKLKREGAAMKVRHVAEVLAGMTDETPPIGDTRAR; the protein is encoded by the coding sequence ATGGACAGCGAGATAAAGACGCCCCGCGTGGGGCTTTTCGTTACTTGCCTGGTCGACCTGTTCCGGCCGACCGTGGGCTTCGCCGCGGTCAAGCTGCTGGAGGACGCCGGCTGCTCGGTGGAAGTGCCGGCCTCCCAGACCTGCTGCGGCCAGCCAGCCTACAATTCGGGCGCCCGGGCCGACACCAAGGAGATCGCCCGCGGCGTGATCGAGGCGTTCGAAGGTTTCGACCATGTGGTCGCACCCAGCGGGTCGTGCGCGGGCATGATCAAGGAGCATTACGGCGAGCTGTTCGCGGACGAGCCGGAATGGGCCCAGCGCGCCGCCCACCTGAAGCACCGAACCTATGAGCTGGTCTCGTTCCTGGTCGACGTCATGGGGCTGGACGCCGTCGACGCCCGTTATGCCGGCACCATCACGTATCACGACAGCTGCTCCGGCCTTCGTGAGCTGGGGGTGAAGCAGCAGCCGCGGGCGCTGCTGCGCTCGGTCGAGGGGCTGACGCTTGCGGAACTGCCGGGAGCGGAGGTCTGTTGCGGATTCGGCGGCACCTTCTGCATCAAGTACCCGGAAATCTCCAACAAGATGGTCGGCGAAAAGATCGCCGATATCCAGCGTACCGGGGCGGACACGCTGCTTGCCGGCGACATGGGCTGCCTGTTGAACATGGCGGGCAAGCTGAAGCGCGAGGGTGCCGCGATGAAGGTCCGGCACGTCGCGGAGGTGCTGGCCGGCATGACCGACGAAACGCCGCCAATCGGCGACACCCGCGCCCGCTGA
- the mltA gene encoding murein transglycosylase A — protein sequence MLSRFMKTTGTALAALPAVLLAFLLAACAPEAPKEAETVPPKLTLTPARFEDLPGWQTDTQADALDAFAKSCGKLVVQPADRALGAAGRIADWIAPCEALARVPRGDHGAARAFFETWFLPYAAADNDKPEGLFTGYYEAELRGSALAGGRYSVPLYRKPDDLVMVDLGEFRDAMRGERIAGRVVDGRLRPYEDRAKIEDGALRGRGLEMVWVDDPVDAFFLHIQGSGRVVMEDGSVVRVGYDGQNGHPYVAIGRELIARGALTRETVSMQSIRDWLDAHPAEAADLMNRNPSFVFFRPLTGEGPVGAQGVALTPGRSLAVDRSFVPYGVPVWLDAQDPLDAAARVRRLMVAQDTGGAIRGVVRGDVFWGHGPEAELRAGKMRSPGRYHLLIPRAVAPVG from the coding sequence ATGCTTTCCCGCTTCATGAAGACCACCGGCACCGCGCTCGCCGCGTTGCCGGCCGTCCTCCTGGCGTTCCTTCTCGCCGCCTGCGCGCCGGAGGCGCCCAAGGAGGCCGAAACCGTCCCGCCCAAGCTGACGCTGACCCCGGCGCGGTTCGAGGATCTGCCGGGCTGGCAGACCGATACCCAGGCCGATGCGCTCGACGCCTTCGCCAAGTCGTGCGGCAAGCTGGTGGTTCAGCCGGCCGACCGGGCCCTGGGTGCCGCGGGCAGGATCGCCGACTGGATCGCCCCCTGCGAGGCGCTGGCGCGGGTGCCGCGCGGCGACCATGGCGCCGCCCGGGCTTTCTTCGAGACCTGGTTCCTGCCCTATGCGGCGGCCGACAACGACAAGCCCGAGGGACTGTTCACCGGCTACTACGAGGCGGAACTGCGCGGCTCGGCCCTGGCGGGCGGGCGCTACTCGGTGCCGCTCTACCGAAAGCCCGACGACCTGGTGATGGTCGACCTGGGCGAGTTCCGCGACGCCATGAGGGGCGAGCGGATCGCCGGGCGCGTGGTCGACGGCAGGCTACGCCCCTATGAGGACCGCGCGAAGATCGAGGACGGCGCCTTGAGGGGCCGAGGCCTGGAGATGGTCTGGGTCGACGATCCGGTGGACGCCTTTTTCCTGCATATCCAGGGCTCCGGCCGGGTCGTGATGGAGGACGGCAGCGTCGTCCGGGTCGGCTACGACGGCCAGAACGGCCATCCCTACGTCGCGATCGGCCGCGAGCTGATCGCCCGCGGTGCGCTGACCCGTGAGACGGTGTCGATGCAGTCGATCCGGGACTGGCTGGATGCCCACCCGGCCGAGGCCGCCGACCTGATGAACCGGAATCCCTCCTTCGTCTTCTTCCGGCCGTTGACCGGCGAGGGTCCCGTGGGAGCCCAGGGCGTCGCCTTGACGCCGGGCCGCAGCCTGGCGGTCGACCGGTCCTTCGTGCCCTATGGCGTGCCGGTCTGGCTCGACGCCCAGGATCCGCTCGACGCCGCTGCGCGGGTCCGCCGCCTGATGGTTGCGCAGGACACCGGCGGCGCCATCCGGGGCGTCGTGCGCGGCGACGTGTTCTGGGGCCATGGACCCGAGGCCGAGCTGCGGGCCGGGAAGATGCGGAGTCCCGGCCGCTACCATCTGCTGATCCCGCGCGCGGTGGCGCCGGTCGGCTGA
- a CDS encoding Tim44/TimA family putative adaptor protein, with protein sequence MGEGFYFIDILIFAMIAAFLVYRLRGVLGRRHGEERQRPNPYTPRPGQEGGDNVVTLPDRGRLPVDLPPPAPDEPYSLAAGIAQIQANDPTFDEKTFVQGARGAFEMVVTAFAQGDTPTLRPLLSDDVYDNFAAAIRTRQAAGESLETQVIGIRDSDLIEARMEGRTAFVTVKFVSDQVNITRDKAGKVIDGDPEQPLEVVDIWTFARNTRSRNPNWTLIETRVPN encoded by the coding sequence ATGGGCGAGGGGTTTTATTTCATCGATATCCTGATATTCGCCATGATCGCAGCCTTTCTCGTGTATCGGCTGCGCGGCGTTTTGGGCCGGCGTCACGGTGAGGAGCGCCAGCGACCCAACCCGTATACTCCGCGGCCAGGCCAGGAGGGTGGAGACAACGTCGTGACGTTGCCGGATCGCGGGCGCCTGCCCGTGGACCTTCCACCACCGGCTCCCGACGAGCCCTACTCGCTCGCGGCTGGCATCGCGCAGATCCAGGCCAACGATCCGACCTTCGACGAAAAGACCTTCGTCCAGGGCGCCCGTGGCGCGTTCGAGATGGTCGTCACCGCCTTCGCGCAGGGCGACACGCCGACGCTTCGGCCGTTGCTGAGCGACGACGTCTACGACAATTTCGCCGCCGCGATCCGCACCCGGCAGGCTGCCGGCGAGAGCCTGGAGACCCAAGTGATCGGCATCCGCGACTCGGACCTGATCGAGGCTCGGATGGAAGGCCGGACCGCCTTCGTCACGGTCAAGTTCGTCAGCGACCAGGTCAACATCACGCGCGACAAGGCGGGCAAGGTGATCGACGGCGATCCCGAGCAGCCGCTGGAGGTCGTGGATATCTGGACTTTCGCGCGCAACACCCGCTCGCGGAATCCGAACTGGACCCTGATCGAGACCCGCGTTCCGAACTGA
- a CDS encoding FxsA family protein: MYILLAFIILPIIEIAVFIQVGGLIGLWPTLALILLTAFAGAALLRVQGFAVARRAQESLARNELPVAEVFDGFCLVAAGVLLLTPGFVTDTLGALLFIPAFRGFLRRRLIALLGKRGGMRVFVDGMEVNPDDPFARRTNRPPPGVIEGEFTDVTPGPPDQTDLPPPGSPPPDSPPPDSRWRPPHGR, translated from the coding sequence ATGTACATCCTCCTCGCATTCATCATCCTTCCGATCATAGAAATCGCCGTATTCATCCAGGTGGGCGGCTTGATCGGCTTGTGGCCGACCCTTGCCCTGATCCTCCTGACGGCTTTCGCCGGGGCGGCGTTGCTGCGCGTGCAAGGCTTCGCGGTGGCTCGGCGGGCTCAGGAGAGCCTTGCCCGCAACGAACTGCCGGTCGCCGAGGTGTTCGACGGTTTCTGCCTGGTCGCGGCGGGAGTGCTCCTGCTGACACCGGGCTTCGTGACTGATACGCTCGGCGCCCTGCTTTTCATCCCGGCCTTCCGGGGTTTTCTTCGCCGCCGCCTGATCGCCCTGCTGGGCAAGCGCGGCGGCATGCGCGTGTTCGTCGACGGAATGGAGGTGAATCCCGACGATCCCTTCGCCCGCAGGACGAACAGGCCGCCGCCCGGCGTGATCGAGGGAGAGTTCACCGATGTCACGCCCGGTCCCCCGGACCAGACCGACCTTCCCCCGCCCGGCAGCCCCCCGCCCGATAGCCCCCCGCCCGATAGCCGGTGGCGCCCTCCCCATGGCCGGTGA
- a CDS encoding histidine phosphatase family protein, whose protein sequence is MLLIRHGQSEFNAAFAIERVDPGLIDPGLTETGRAQAVAAAAQLSDRGLKRLLASPYTRALQTASIIAEVLELPIEVQPILGEHAHFMCDIGTPRSELEKRWPYLAFDHVPEIWWPDQEENEEGVMMRAAEFRAIAAGMKDERHVGVVSHWGFIRALTGEEVTNCAIVEFNPRGAPRPGLPGTAS, encoded by the coding sequence ATGCTTCTGATCCGACATGGACAGTCCGAGTTCAACGCAGCCTTCGCGATCGAACGCGTCGATCCCGGGCTGATCGATCCGGGCCTGACCGAAACCGGCCGCGCCCAGGCGGTGGCCGCCGCGGCCCAGCTGTCCGACCGGGGCCTGAAACGCCTGCTCGCCAGCCCCTATACGCGGGCGCTCCAGACCGCCTCGATCATCGCCGAGGTGCTGGAACTGCCGATCGAGGTCCAGCCCATCCTGGGCGAGCACGCCCATTTCATGTGCGACATCGGGACGCCTCGCTCGGAGCTGGAGAAGCGGTGGCCGTACCTGGCGTTCGACCACGTGCCGGAGATCTGGTGGCCCGACCAGGAGGAGAACGAGGAGGGCGTCATGATGCGCGCGGCCGAGTTCCGCGCCATCGCCGCCGGGATGAAGGACGAGCGGCACGTGGGCGTCGTCAGCCACTGGGGCTTCATCCGCGCGCTGACCGGGGAGGAGGTGACGAACTGCGCCATCGTCGAGTTCAACCCCCGCGGGGCGCCCCGTCCGGGTCTCCCCGGGACCGCGTCCTGA
- the secB gene encoding protein-export chaperone SecB, with protein sequence MTDQSDAGQSRPTALPIVINAQYVKDFSFENPNAPQTLLPGQPAPQVSVGVDVRSQQVGETLYEVVLEMRCEAKVGENTAFLVELSYAGLFTLQGLADEHIRPVLLIEGPRLLFPFARAIVADATRDGGYPPLMINPIDFTDLYRRQTAPQQTTA encoded by the coding sequence ATGACCGACCAGTCCGACGCCGGCCAGAGCCGCCCCACCGCCCTGCCGATCGTCATCAACGCCCAGTACGTCAAGGACTTCTCGTTCGAGAATCCCAACGCCCCTCAGACCCTGCTGCCCGGCCAGCCGGCTCCCCAGGTCTCGGTCGGCGTCGACGTTCGCAGCCAGCAGGTCGGCGAGACGCTTTACGAGGTCGTCCTGGAGATGCGCTGCGAGGCCAAGGTCGGCGAGAATACCGCGTTCCTGGTCGAACTGTCCTATGCCGGCCTGTTCACCCTCCAGGGCCTCGCCGACGAGCATATCCGGCCGGTGCTGCTGATCGAGGGTCCGCGCCTGCTGTTCCCGTTCGCCCGGGCGATCGTCGCCGACGCCACCCGCGACGGCGGCTACCCGCCGCTGATGATCAACCCGATCGACTTCACCGACCTCTACCGCCGCCAGACCGCCCCGCAGCAGACCACGGCCTGA